ATGGTGGTTGCGATTCGGATTTGCCCGCTTGCCCGCCGCGGCCGCGGCCAAGACCTTCGATCTCGCCGTCAACATGGGCGCCGGCGACGCGATCCGATGCCTTCAGCGGGCGCTGCGCGCGTGCGGCCTGCCCGTGACCGAAGACGGCGTGATTGGCGCCGACACCGCGGCCCAGACCGCGCGCGCTGATCCGGCCGCTCTGATCGCGGCGTTGCGTTCGGAGCTGGCGGCGCATTACCGGCTTGTCGCTGCCAACCAGGGCAAGAACCAAAACAAGTTCATCAAAGGATGGCTCACGCGTGCATACCGCTGATGCACTTAACAGCATTAAGAGGCGCACAGAGGCCGCGTAGATGGTGAAAAAGTGAAAAAAGCATTTTGGAAAAGCAAAGGTTTCTGGGGCGGACTCGGCGCCATCCTGACCGGGCTGTCGATAATTTTCACCACCGGCCACGTCTCGGCGGACGCGATGCTGGCGATCGGAACCGGCGCGCTGGCGGTTTACGGCCGGGTCGTCGGCGACACCCCGCTGGGGATCAGCGATCAGTCCGAGGCCGACGTCGAGCAGGCGAAAAACGATGTGCGCACCAGCGGTAAGAAAGTCGATGCGGACCACGGCAATTAAACCGCTGCTCGCGGGGCGCCCCGTGGCGACGGGGGGCGCAGTGAGAATCGCGAGATATGCGAGGCGCATCTCTCGCTCTCGCGCGAGGGGGATCATTCTCTTTTCGCGCATGAGAGCAAAAGCCGCGCTGCGCGGATTTTGCGCTTATCACCGCGCCGTCGCCGCCGCGACCGCCCGCCGCGTAGGCGTTGCATTGGCGTTGATATCCACATTCCTGCTCGCGGGATGCGCGCCGACGATCCACCTCGACGCGCCTGCGATGCCCGCATTGTCGCCACAACAGACGCAGTCCGCACCGTGCACCGCCGCTCTTAATACTGCCAACAGGCTGGCAAGCCTGGCGCCGCTGGACGCGCCGCCCCAGTTGCCCGACGCGCATCAGGCGCCATGTCCGCCGGACTCGGGATTGGCGGCGTGTTTTACGCTCGACCAGGACCTGATTCGCCGGAAGCGATTCCAGATTCTTCACGACGATCGCGACTACTGCCGCGACGCATACTCCCGCGCGGTTTCTCAGTGACGCGATTCCTCACCTCGGTAGCTCTGGCATTGTCCATCGCGGTTTGCGCCACCGGATGCGGCAGCGGAGTCACATCGAAATGCTGGGGCGACGCGATGGGCGTCAACTTCTGCACCCATTTCGTGCAGCAGCATTTCTGGACCGGCGCCGTGGCTGTCACC
The DNA window shown above is from Candidatus Binatus sp. and carries:
- a CDS encoding glycoside hydrolase family 108 protein produces the protein MDPSSSGSDAYSPEFLTAVECVLANEGGYSSNPADPGGATNFGISARSHPGLAVADLTRDAAVEIYWREWWLRFGFARLPAAAAAKTFDLAVNMGAGDAIRCLQRALRACGLPVTEDGVIGADTAAQTARADPAALIAALRSELAAHYRLVAANQGKNQNKFIKGWLTRAYR